From a region of the Alnus glutinosa chromosome 1, dhAlnGlut1.1, whole genome shotgun sequence genome:
- the LOC133875139 gene encoding acireductone dioxygenase 2 produces MGGQEKDPREEVIQAWYMDDSDEDQRLPHHKEPKEFVSIDTLAELGVLSWRLDADNYETDEELKKIREDRGYSYMDFCEVCPEKLPNYEEKIKNFFEEHLHTDEEIRYAVAGSGYFDVRDRNEKWIRVWLKKGGMIVLPAGIYHRFTLDTDNYIKAMRLFIGDPIWTPYNRPHDHLPARKEYLKAFLGNGVGDRAVDTAT; encoded by the exons ATGGGTGGCCAAGAAAAG GATCCTAGAGAGGAAGTCATTCAAGCATGGTACATGGATGATAGTGATGAAGACCAGAGACTACCCCATCACAAGGAACCAAAGGAGTTTGTATCCATAGATACTCTTGCTG AACTCGGAGTACTCAGTTGGCGATTGGATGCTGATAACTATGAAACCGATGAGGAGTTGAAGAAGATTCGTGAAGACCGTGGTTATTCCTACATG GACTTCTGTGAGGTTTGCCCAGAAAAGCTGCCTAATTATGAGGAGAAGATCAAAAACTTTTTTGAGGAACATCTTCACACTGATGAGGAGATCCGCTACGCTGTGGCAGGAAGTG GTTATTTTGATGTCAGGGACCGTAATGAAAAGTGGATTCGTGTTTGGCTGAAGAAGGGGGGAATGATTGTTTTGCCTGCTGGAATTTATCACCGCTTTACTCTGGATACAGACAACTATATCAAG gCAATGCGGCTATTTATTGGTGATCCAATTTGGACTCCATATAATCGTCCTCATGATCATCTACCTGCAAG GAAGGAGTATCTTAAAGCATTTTTGGGGAATGGAGTTGGTGATCGGGCGGTTGATACTGCCACCTGA